GCACAAATGTCTTTAAATCAGCTATCTTCATTGTCTATTACCCCACTTTATGGTTATGTTTGGCTGTTCTAAGCAAGAGGTCATAGGAAAGACTGGAGACAGGATCTAAGGCCCATTTTACGGGAGATCCTTAACAATCGCATGGTTTCATAACTTATTTCATCCTGGGTTTTTGGAAATTAAGAAAAAAGAATACGGTTTTAAGAATTTATACTCAAAGATCTTTAAATGTCAACATGGATTGAGGACTGTGTTAAATAAGGAAAAGGGTAGGTCATTGTGGGGCGACATTATGATTAGGTTTTCTATTGCGGCTGCGGTAATTGTCCCTTTAAAAGAGGTAGGATCTAGGGGCCCTCGGGGATCACTGCCACTCGTTTCTCTTTTTCTCCGCTTTCCGCAATAGCTTGGTTAAGCTTAGTGAAGTCGTTGATTACCTCTATACAGGTCAGTCTCTCCTCTTCGGGTGTAAGTCCCTGAGTGAAGAGTCGAACCGTGCCTTTACGCATGGATTTGAGTTGCTCCTCGGTTTGCCATTCGTCAATGGCCTCGTAATATCGCAGATCAGAATGCAGGCGCTCTTCTTATCCTGAGCCTCCTCCTTGAGGGGCCGGCAGTTCACCGGGGAGTTCAGTGCTTCAGCCACTGCTTTTCGGGGGTCGTTCATTACTGGCATGGCCTTTTTGTTGATCACATCCACCTGCCAATCGTCGGGCAGTGCCAGAATGAGCCCCTGGAGGCCGTAACTCATAGTGACTTGCATAGCGCTCCCTTTCTAATCTGATCGCACTTAAGGATACTGCTGGTATTACGAATTTTTTCAATTGTTAAAGTACGCAAGAACCGGATGAACCATAAATAGAGAGTTTCAATCATTCCTGTCAAGTTTATTATCCCGTATGAAGTTAAGCGCGTCGCCCGGACCGGCGGCGCGATGAGAATGGGCCCCTACGGGTAGAGCTCGTCGGAGATGCATTAATAGACAGGAGGAAACTACAGTAATTTTTGACAGTGAGT
This genomic interval from Deltaproteobacteria bacterium contains the following:
- a CDS encoding DUF2088 domain-containing protein, which gives rise to MQVTMSYGLQGLILALPDDWQVDVINKKAMPVMNDPRKAVAEALNSPVNCRPLKEEAQDKKSACILICDITRPLTNGKPRSNSNPCVKARFDSSLRDLHPKRRD